A window of the Arachis duranensis cultivar V14167 chromosome 5, aradu.V14167.gnm2.J7QH, whole genome shotgun sequence genome harbors these coding sequences:
- the LOC107491134 gene encoding probable prolyl 4-hydroxylase 12 isoform X1 yields MASASLLLTLSTLSLLLSPSFSASSRKELREKEGLLLLKKENASSHYMLGLGHSVNPNSIDPTRVVQISWQPRVFLYREFLSAKECDYLISLAYDLNEKSFDAANGRLASETSLDIEDDIVAKIEERISLWTFLPKENSKPLQVKHYELEQDGQNLDYFTNKTKLESNGPLMATVILYLSNSTQGGQILFPESEPKSSGMSDCGESNKFLQPVKGNAVLFFSLHLSATHDKRSIHSRCPILKGDMWSAIKYLYAKPIGESKVPTVSDGGDCIDEDDNCAAWAAMGECQRNPVFMIGSQDYYGTCRKSCHLC; encoded by the exons ATGGCCTCTGCTTCGCTTCTTCTCACTCTCTCCACGCTTTCGCTGCTTCTTTCACCCTCTTTTTCCGCCAG CAGCAGGAAAGAACTAAGGGAGAAGGAGGGGTTGCTGTTGTTGAAGAAGGAAAATGCATCATCACATTATATGTTAGGGTTAGGCCACTCAGTTAATCCAAACAGCATTGATCCAACACGTGTTGTCCAGATCTCATGGCAACCAAG AGTTTTTCTATATAGAGAGTTCTTGTCTGCCAAGGAGTGTGACTACCTTATTTCTTTG GCGTATGATCTGAACGAAAAATCCTTTGATGCGGCCAATGGGAGACTTGCATCGGAAACTTCGTTGGATATCGAA GATGATATTGTTGCAAAGATTGAAGAAAGAATTTCGCTTTGGACTTTCCTTCCTAAAG AGAACAGCAAGCCTTTGCAGGTCAAGCATTATGAGCTTGAACAGGATGGCCAGAACTTAGATTATTTTACGAACAAGACCAAATTGGAATCAAATGGACCTCTAATGGCAACCGTTATTTTATATCTCTCAAATTCTACACAAGGGGGTCAAATTCTCTTTCCCGAATCAGAG CCGAAGAGTAGCGGCATGTCGGATTGTGGAGAAAGTAACAAGTTTCTCCAGCCAGTAAAAGGGAATGCAGTTCTGTTCTTCTCCCTCCACCTAAGTGCAACTCATGACAAGAGGAGTATACATTCTAGATGCCCTATCCTTAAGGGGGATATGTGGTCTGCAATTAAATACTTATATGCAAAACCAATTGGTGAGAGTAAGGTCCCAACCGTATCAGATGGTGGTGATTGTATTGATGAGGATGACAATTGCGCTGCTTGGGCGGCCATGGGAGAATGTCAACGAAATCCTGTGTTCATGATTGGTTCCCAAGATTATTATGGTACATGTAGGAAAAGTTGTCATTTATGTTGA
- the LOC107491134 gene encoding probable prolyl 4-hydroxylase 12 isoform X2, whose translation MASASLLLTLSTLSLLLSPSFSASRKELREKEGLLLLKKENASSHYMLGLGHSVNPNSIDPTRVVQISWQPRVFLYREFLSAKECDYLISLAYDLNEKSFDAANGRLASETSLDIEDDIVAKIEERISLWTFLPKENSKPLQVKHYELEQDGQNLDYFTNKTKLESNGPLMATVILYLSNSTQGGQILFPESEPKSSGMSDCGESNKFLQPVKGNAVLFFSLHLSATHDKRSIHSRCPILKGDMWSAIKYLYAKPIGESKVPTVSDGGDCIDEDDNCAAWAAMGECQRNPVFMIGSQDYYGTCRKSCHLC comes from the exons ATGGCCTCTGCTTCGCTTCTTCTCACTCTCTCCACGCTTTCGCTGCTTCTTTCACCCTCTTTTTCCGCCAG CAGGAAAGAACTAAGGGAGAAGGAGGGGTTGCTGTTGTTGAAGAAGGAAAATGCATCATCACATTATATGTTAGGGTTAGGCCACTCAGTTAATCCAAACAGCATTGATCCAACACGTGTTGTCCAGATCTCATGGCAACCAAG AGTTTTTCTATATAGAGAGTTCTTGTCTGCCAAGGAGTGTGACTACCTTATTTCTTTG GCGTATGATCTGAACGAAAAATCCTTTGATGCGGCCAATGGGAGACTTGCATCGGAAACTTCGTTGGATATCGAA GATGATATTGTTGCAAAGATTGAAGAAAGAATTTCGCTTTGGACTTTCCTTCCTAAAG AGAACAGCAAGCCTTTGCAGGTCAAGCATTATGAGCTTGAACAGGATGGCCAGAACTTAGATTATTTTACGAACAAGACCAAATTGGAATCAAATGGACCTCTAATGGCAACCGTTATTTTATATCTCTCAAATTCTACACAAGGGGGTCAAATTCTCTTTCCCGAATCAGAG CCGAAGAGTAGCGGCATGTCGGATTGTGGAGAAAGTAACAAGTTTCTCCAGCCAGTAAAAGGGAATGCAGTTCTGTTCTTCTCCCTCCACCTAAGTGCAACTCATGACAAGAGGAGTATACATTCTAGATGCCCTATCCTTAAGGGGGATATGTGGTCTGCAATTAAATACTTATATGCAAAACCAATTGGTGAGAGTAAGGTCCCAACCGTATCAGATGGTGGTGATTGTATTGATGAGGATGACAATTGCGCTGCTTGGGCGGCCATGGGAGAATGTCAACGAAATCCTGTGTTCATGATTGGTTCCCAAGATTATTATGGTACATGTAGGAAAAGTTGTCATTTATGTTGA
- the LOC107491134 gene encoding probable prolyl 4-hydroxylase 12 isoform X3, translating to MATKVRVFLYREFLSAKECDYLISLAYDLNEKSFDAANGRLASETSLDIEDDIVAKIEERISLWTFLPKENSKPLQVKHYELEQDGQNLDYFTNKTKLESNGPLMATVILYLSNSTQGGQILFPESEPKSSGMSDCGESNKFLQPVKGNAVLFFSLHLSATHDKRSIHSRCPILKGDMWSAIKYLYAKPIGESKVPTVSDGGDCIDEDDNCAAWAAMGECQRNPVFMIGSQDYYGTCRKSCHLC from the exons ATGGCAACCAAGGTCAG AGTTTTTCTATATAGAGAGTTCTTGTCTGCCAAGGAGTGTGACTACCTTATTTCTTTG GCGTATGATCTGAACGAAAAATCCTTTGATGCGGCCAATGGGAGACTTGCATCGGAAACTTCGTTGGATATCGAA GATGATATTGTTGCAAAGATTGAAGAAAGAATTTCGCTTTGGACTTTCCTTCCTAAAG AGAACAGCAAGCCTTTGCAGGTCAAGCATTATGAGCTTGAACAGGATGGCCAGAACTTAGATTATTTTACGAACAAGACCAAATTGGAATCAAATGGACCTCTAATGGCAACCGTTATTTTATATCTCTCAAATTCTACACAAGGGGGTCAAATTCTCTTTCCCGAATCAGAG CCGAAGAGTAGCGGCATGTCGGATTGTGGAGAAAGTAACAAGTTTCTCCAGCCAGTAAAAGGGAATGCAGTTCTGTTCTTCTCCCTCCACCTAAGTGCAACTCATGACAAGAGGAGTATACATTCTAGATGCCCTATCCTTAAGGGGGATATGTGGTCTGCAATTAAATACTTATATGCAAAACCAATTGGTGAGAGTAAGGTCCCAACCGTATCAGATGGTGGTGATTGTATTGATGAGGATGACAATTGCGCTGCTTGGGCGGCCATGGGAGAATGTCAACGAAATCCTGTGTTCATGATTGGTTCCCAAGATTATTATGGTACATGTAGGAAAAGTTGTCATTTATGTTGA
- the LOC107490854 gene encoding uncharacterized protein LOC107490854 produces MRNFWFRVKEEWRSLGEENILDKLKALTVSLTRWHREKFGDIDRRITQFEDEIKKADDIVSTGVADGTIEVRRKALVSFCRKWYIRKELHWKQMSRSRHAKEMDKNTRYFHNLASARRRSNRIDALRVNGRMVRNQARIKVAIRDFYKELYHQETSPVIGFQEGLVRQINEAEATELEVMPTPDEVKAAVWDCESTKAPGSA; encoded by the coding sequence atgcgTAACTTTTGGTTTAGGGTAAAGGAGGAGTGGAGGAGTTTGGGAGAGGAAAATATTCTGGACAAGCTAAAGGCTCTGACAGTTTCACTGACTAGGTGGCATAGAGAAAAATTTGGGGACATAGACCGAAGGATTACGCAGTTTGAGGATGAAATCAAAAAAGCAGATGACATAGTAAGTACTGGAGTTGCTGATGGGACTATTGAAGTAAGGAGGAAGGCGCTAGTGAGCTTCTGTAGGAAATGGTATATCAGAAAGGAGTTGCATTGGAAGCAGATGTCAAGGTCTCGTCATGCAAAAGAGATGGACAAAAATACCCGTTACTTTCACAATTTAGCCTCCGCGCGTCGAAGATCCAATCGGATTGATGCCTTAAGGGTCAATGGGAGGATGGTCAGGAACCAAGCAAGAATTAAGGTTGCTATTCGGGACTTCTACAAGGAGCTGTACCACCAGGAAACTTCTCCAGTAATTGGATTCCAGGAAGGGCTTGTTCGGCAAATCAATGAGGCAGAGGCAACAGAGCTAGAGGTGATGCCAACGCCTGATGAAGTAAAGGCGGCTGTTTGGGATTGTGAGTCAACAAAGGCACCAGGTAGTGCGTGA
- the LOC107491133 gene encoding kinesin-like protein KIN-10C isoform X2 encodes MASTHHDNAGTTPARKVRVVAKLRGILRQEPDSEPKLNSWISVNKPQGENFESVTLSFGEQSSSRYWMHYCYEEHEENELIYSREVKPLVSAVFEGHNSTVIACGARGSGKTHLIQGSAEKPGLAMLAVAEFTSLAEKNGKSISISFYEVDHQDHAVDLLNPGHPPILVYEDRGRIQFKGLSQIPVKSVAEFQNFYFAACSAQKTITRKGFEHARRSHMGLIVNLFSQNASVENGLVSKMSFVDLAGYEDARKKSSDTICLAETNKINKSIYALMNVSHALSTNESRVPYRESKLTRMLQDSLRGTGRILIVACLNPSFCQDTIYMVSLASRSCQSIQRTFLDSTKKISSSASQIKTYQKRQITKSVLKSAKKIPASVSCHSEKKVVAAPKSAIKARKLFDEASNSAARAKKEISMVQNSSETLLVNQDNSLDITENHVESNTRVVKDNSLPDASKNVKGNLMVENGDSSLNTSSEVEIYPIEEKGISLNGEDHQDASNFYEAVELVHEDLNMNKENNSLMVIEQGQQALAMVQEGQNINKENNSSMAYEDGSTPISSQLRDLSNRFKWLYSSTPWQISEKECISLDSTSVDIMEPKTPVVEQTTSLNDRRDIMNPKSPWETFSVHGSGMKNSLVEEYLRFLNSANKEELKKLKGIGEKRATYILELREESPEPFKSLDDLRDIGLSAKQIKGIMKKEVGELFN; translated from the exons ATGGCTTCAACGCACCACGACAACGCAGGAACTACTCCCGCCCGCAAGGTTCGGGTTGTGGCCAAACTCCGAGGCATTTTGCGTCAGGAGCCTGATTCCGAGCCTAAGCTCAATTCATGGATCTCGGTGAATAAGCCACAAGGGGAGAATTTTGAGAGCGTTACTTTATCCTTTGGAGAACAATCTTCTAG TCGGTATTGGATGCATTATTGCTATGAGGAACATGAGGAGAATGAGTTGATATATTCAAGAGAGGTTAAACCTCTTGTTTCAGCAGTGTTTGAAGGTCATAATAGCACCGTTATTGCGTGTGGAGCTAGAGGCAGTGGCAAGACCCACCTAATTCAG GGTTCTGCTGAGAAACCGGGTCTGGCAATGCTTGCAGTTGCTGAGTTCACCTCCTTGGCTGAGAAAAATGGGAAGTCGATATCCATTTCTTTCTATGAAGTTGATCACCAGGATCATGCTGTTGATTTATTAAATCCAGGACACCCACCAATTTTGGTTTATGAAGATCGTGGTAGAATTCAGTTTAAAGGACTAAGTCAA ATTCCTGTGAAATCCGTTGCCGAATTTCAGAATTTCTACTTTGCTGCATGTTCTGCGCAAAAGACTATTACAAGAAAGGGCTTTGAACATGCTCGTAGAAGTCACATGGGATTAATTGTGAATCTCTTTTCTCAAAATGCAAGTGTAGAAAATGGTCTTGTGAGCAAAATGAGTTTCGTTGATTTGGCAG GTTATGAAGATGCTAGAAAGAAAAGCAGTGACACCATTTGCCTTGCTGAGACTAACAAAATTAACAAGTCCATTTATGCCTTAATGAATGTTTCTCATGCTTTGAGCACCAATGAAAGCCGAGTTCCCTATCGAGAAAGCAAACTCACACGCATGTTGCAAGATTCCTTGAGGGGGACTGGCAGAATTTTGATAGTTGCCTGTTTG AACCCATCATTTTGTCAAGATACTATTTACATGGTAAGCTTAGCATCACGATCATGTCAATCAATTCAACGAACATTCTTAGATTCAACAAAGAAAATTTCAAGTTCAGCAAGCCAGATTAAGACTTATCAGAAGAGGCAGATAACCAAGAGTGTTTTGAAATCCGCTAAGAAAATACCTGCCTCTGTATCATGTCACTCGGAAAAGAAGGTTGTTGCTGCACCGAAGTCTGCAATCAAAGCAAG GAAATTATTTGATGAAGCAAGCAATTCTGCTGCTAGAGCTAAAAAG GAAATTTCCATGGTACAAAATTCATCTGAGACTCTATTGGTAAACCAGGACAATTCACTAGACATTACTGAAAATCATGTTGAATCCAACACTAGAGTGGTAAAG GATAATTCACTGCCAGATGCTAGTAAGAATGTGAAAGGCAATCTGATGGTGGAAAAT GGTGATTCATCTTTGAATACTAGCAGTGAAGTGGAAATCTACCCTATAGAGGAAAAG GGAATTTCTCTCAATGGAGAGGATCATCAAGATGCGAGTAATTTCTATGAGGCGGTGGAATTAGTTCACGAAG ACCTTAACATGAACAAGGAGAACAACAGTTTAATGGTAATTGAACAAGGACAACAAGCATTGGCAATGGTTCAAGAAG gtcaaaacataaacaaagagaacaacAGTTCAATGGCATATGAAGATGGTTCTACACCAATCAGTTCTCAATTGCGTGATCTTTCTAACCGTTTTAAATGGCTCTATTCGTCAACACCATGGCAGATATCAGAAAAGGAATGCATTTCGCTTGATAGCACTTCTGTAGATATCATGGAACCCAAAACTCCTGTAGTTGAACAAACTACGAGCCTTAATGATAGACGGGATATAATGAATCCCAAAAGTCCATGGGAAACATTTAGTGTGCATGGTTCTGGCATGAAG AATTCTCTTGTTGAAGAATATCTAAGATTTTTAAACTCAGCTAACAA GGAAGAATTAAAGAAATTGAAG GGAATTGGAGAGAAGAGGGCAACCTACATACTTGAGCTTCGCGAAGAATCTCCCGAGCCTTTCAAAAGT CTTGATGATTTAAGGGATATTGGACTTTCAGCAAAGCAG ATCAAGGGAATTATGAAAAAAGAAGTTGGAGAGCTTTTCAACTAG
- the LOC107491133 gene encoding kinesin-like protein KIN-10C isoform X1, giving the protein MASTHHDNAGTTPARKVRVVAKLRGILRQEPDSEPKLNSWISVNKPQGENFESVTLSFGEQSSSRYWMHYCYEEHEENELIYSREVKPLVSAVFEGHNSTVIACGARGSGKTHLIQGSAEKPGLAMLAVAEFTSLAEKNGKSISISFYEVDHQDHAVDLLNPGHPPILVYEDRGRIQFKGLSQIPVKSVAEFQNFYFAACSAQKTITRKGFEHARRSHMGLIVNLFSQNASVENGLVSKMSFVDLAGYEDARKKSSDTICLAETNKINKSIYALMNVSHALSTNESRVPYRESKLTRMLQDSLRGTGRILIVACLNPSFCQDTIYMVSLASRSCQSIQRTFLDSTKKISSSASQIKTYQKRQITKSVLKSAKKIPASVSCHSEKKVVAAPKSAIKARKLFDEASNSAARAKKEISMVQNSSETLLVNQDNSLDITENHVESNTRVVKDNSLPDASKNVKGNLMVENGDSSLNTSSEVEIYPIEEKGISLNGEDHQDASNFYEAVELVHEDLNMNKENNSLMVIEQGQQALAMVQEGRCQNINKENNSSMAYEDGSTPISSQLRDLSNRFKWLYSSTPWQISEKECISLDSTSVDIMEPKTPVVEQTTSLNDRRDIMNPKSPWETFSVHGSGMKNSLVEEYLRFLNSANKEELKKLKGIGEKRATYILELREESPEPFKSLDDLRDIGLSAKQIKGIMKKEVGELFN; this is encoded by the exons ATGGCTTCAACGCACCACGACAACGCAGGAACTACTCCCGCCCGCAAGGTTCGGGTTGTGGCCAAACTCCGAGGCATTTTGCGTCAGGAGCCTGATTCCGAGCCTAAGCTCAATTCATGGATCTCGGTGAATAAGCCACAAGGGGAGAATTTTGAGAGCGTTACTTTATCCTTTGGAGAACAATCTTCTAG TCGGTATTGGATGCATTATTGCTATGAGGAACATGAGGAGAATGAGTTGATATATTCAAGAGAGGTTAAACCTCTTGTTTCAGCAGTGTTTGAAGGTCATAATAGCACCGTTATTGCGTGTGGAGCTAGAGGCAGTGGCAAGACCCACCTAATTCAG GGTTCTGCTGAGAAACCGGGTCTGGCAATGCTTGCAGTTGCTGAGTTCACCTCCTTGGCTGAGAAAAATGGGAAGTCGATATCCATTTCTTTCTATGAAGTTGATCACCAGGATCATGCTGTTGATTTATTAAATCCAGGACACCCACCAATTTTGGTTTATGAAGATCGTGGTAGAATTCAGTTTAAAGGACTAAGTCAA ATTCCTGTGAAATCCGTTGCCGAATTTCAGAATTTCTACTTTGCTGCATGTTCTGCGCAAAAGACTATTACAAGAAAGGGCTTTGAACATGCTCGTAGAAGTCACATGGGATTAATTGTGAATCTCTTTTCTCAAAATGCAAGTGTAGAAAATGGTCTTGTGAGCAAAATGAGTTTCGTTGATTTGGCAG GTTATGAAGATGCTAGAAAGAAAAGCAGTGACACCATTTGCCTTGCTGAGACTAACAAAATTAACAAGTCCATTTATGCCTTAATGAATGTTTCTCATGCTTTGAGCACCAATGAAAGCCGAGTTCCCTATCGAGAAAGCAAACTCACACGCATGTTGCAAGATTCCTTGAGGGGGACTGGCAGAATTTTGATAGTTGCCTGTTTG AACCCATCATTTTGTCAAGATACTATTTACATGGTAAGCTTAGCATCACGATCATGTCAATCAATTCAACGAACATTCTTAGATTCAACAAAGAAAATTTCAAGTTCAGCAAGCCAGATTAAGACTTATCAGAAGAGGCAGATAACCAAGAGTGTTTTGAAATCCGCTAAGAAAATACCTGCCTCTGTATCATGTCACTCGGAAAAGAAGGTTGTTGCTGCACCGAAGTCTGCAATCAAAGCAAG GAAATTATTTGATGAAGCAAGCAATTCTGCTGCTAGAGCTAAAAAG GAAATTTCCATGGTACAAAATTCATCTGAGACTCTATTGGTAAACCAGGACAATTCACTAGACATTACTGAAAATCATGTTGAATCCAACACTAGAGTGGTAAAG GATAATTCACTGCCAGATGCTAGTAAGAATGTGAAAGGCAATCTGATGGTGGAAAAT GGTGATTCATCTTTGAATACTAGCAGTGAAGTGGAAATCTACCCTATAGAGGAAAAG GGAATTTCTCTCAATGGAGAGGATCATCAAGATGCGAGTAATTTCTATGAGGCGGTGGAATTAGTTCACGAAG ACCTTAACATGAACAAGGAGAACAACAGTTTAATGGTAATTGAACAAGGACAACAAGCATTGGCAATGGTTCAAGAAGGTAGAT gtcaaaacataaacaaagagaacaacAGTTCAATGGCATATGAAGATGGTTCTACACCAATCAGTTCTCAATTGCGTGATCTTTCTAACCGTTTTAAATGGCTCTATTCGTCAACACCATGGCAGATATCAGAAAAGGAATGCATTTCGCTTGATAGCACTTCTGTAGATATCATGGAACCCAAAACTCCTGTAGTTGAACAAACTACGAGCCTTAATGATAGACGGGATATAATGAATCCCAAAAGTCCATGGGAAACATTTAGTGTGCATGGTTCTGGCATGAAG AATTCTCTTGTTGAAGAATATCTAAGATTTTTAAACTCAGCTAACAA GGAAGAATTAAAGAAATTGAAG GGAATTGGAGAGAAGAGGGCAACCTACATACTTGAGCTTCGCGAAGAATCTCCCGAGCCTTTCAAAAGT CTTGATGATTTAAGGGATATTGGACTTTCAGCAAAGCAG ATCAAGGGAATTATGAAAAAAGAAGTTGGAGAGCTTTTCAACTAG